The Scomber japonicus isolate fScoJap1 chromosome 13, fScoJap1.pri, whole genome shotgun sequence genome includes a window with the following:
- the pygma gene encoding glycogen phosphorylase, muscle form, translated as MSKPLSDHDKRKQISVRGLAGVENVTDLKQNFNRHLHFTLVKDRNVATKRDYYFALAHTVRDHLVGRWIRTQQYYYEKDPKRVYYISLEFYMGRTLQNTMVNLALENACDEATYQLGLDMEELEDIEEDAGLGNGGLGRLAACFLDSMASLGLAAYGYGIRYEFGIFNQKILNGWQVEEADDWLRYGNPWEKARPEYMRPVRFYGRTEHHHDGVKWVDTQVVLALPYDTPVPGYRNNVVNTMRLWSAKAPCDFNLKDFNVGGYIQAVLDRNLAENISRVLYPNDNFFEGKELRLKQEYFVVSATLQDIVRRFKVSKFGSREIARTDFTKLPDKVAIQLNDTHPAMAIPELMRVLVDEEKLDWKQAWDICVKTCAYTNHTVLPEALERWPVDLFAHLLPRHLEIVYEINRRHLENVAAKFPGDHDRLRRMSLIEEGGQKRINMAHLCIVGAHAVNGVAQIHSDILTATIFKDFYEMEPHKFQNKTNGITPRRWLVMCNPGLAEVIAEKIGEDYIRDLDQLKGLRKFVNDEAFIRDIAKVKQENKLKFSVHLEEHYKVKINPNSMFDIQVKRIHEYKRQLLNCLHMITYYNRIKKEPNKQWTPRTIMIGGKAAPGYHTAKMIIRLITAIGEVVNNDPVIGDRLKIIFLENYRVTLAEKAIPAADLSEQISTAGTEASGTGNMKFMLNGALTIGTMDGANVEMAEEAGEDNLFIFGMRVDDVDELDRRGYHAESYYNRLPELKQAMDQISGGFFSPKQPDLFKEIVNMLMHHDRFKVFADYEDYMKCQEKVNALYKNPKEWTKKVIHNIAGCGKFSSDRTIAQYAREIWGMEPTLEKLPAPDI; from the exons ATGTCGAAACCACTGTCTGACCATGATAAAAGGAAACAGATTTCAGTGAGAGGCCTGGCTGGTGTTGAGAACGTCACAGATCTGAAGCAAAACTTCAACAGACATCTCCACTTCacgctggtcaaagacagaaatgtgGCAACAAAAAGGGATTACTACTTTGCTCTTGCCCACACTGTGCGGGACCACTTGGTTGGCAGGTGGATCCGTACCCAGCAGTACTACTATGAGAAAGATCCCAAA CGTGTGTATTACATCTCCCTTGAGTTTTACATGGGTCGCACCCTCCAAAACACCATGGTGAACCTCGCACTTGAGAATGCCTGTGATGAGGCCACTTACCAG TTGGGCCTGGACATGGAGGAACTGGAGGACATTGAGGAAGATGCTGGCCTGGGAAATGGTGGTCTCGGCCGCCTTGCTG CTTGTTTCTTGGACTCCATGGCTTCACTGGGTCTGGCTGCCTATGGTTACGGTATCCGCTATGAATTCGGTATCTTCAACCAGAAAATTCTCAATGGCTGGCAG GTTGAGGAGGCTGATGATTGGCTGCGCTATGGCAACCCTTGGGAGAAGGCACGTCCTGAGTACATGCGTCCAGTGCGTTTCTATGGCAGGACCGAGCATCATCATGATGGTGTCAAATGGGTTGACACTCAG GTGGTGTTGGCTCTGCCATATGACACCCCAGTCCCCGGCTACAGAAACAACGTTGTCAACACCATGAGATTGTGGTCTGCAAAGGCACCCTGCGATTTCAACCTTAAAGACT tCAATGTTGGTGGCTACATTCAAGCTGTTTTGGACAGAAACCTGGCTGAGAACATCTCTCGTGTGCTGTATCCCAATGACAAT TTCTTTGAGGGGAAGGAGCTTCGCCTGAAACAGGAATACTTTGTGGTGTCTGCCACCCTGCAAGACATCGTCCGTCGTTTCAAGGTCTCTAAGTTTGGCTCCAGGGAGATTGCTCGCACAGACTTCACCAAACTGCCTGATAAG GTTGCCATCCAACTGAATGACACTCACCCTGCTATGGCTATTCCTGAGCTGATGAGGGTTCTGGTAGATGAAGAGAAACTTGATTGGAAACAG GCCTGGGATATCTGTGTGAAAACCTGTGCCTACACCAATCACACTGTTCTTCCTGAAGCTCTGGAGCGCTGGCCTGTCGACCTGTTTGCTCATCTGCTGCCACGTCACCTGGAAATTGTCTATGAGATCAACCGTCGCCACCTGGAG AATGTTGCTGCTAAGTTCCCTGGTGATCATGATCGTCTGCGCCGTATGTCCCTTATTGAGGAAGGTGGACAGAAGAGGATCAACATGGCCCACTTGTGTATTGTAGGTGCCCATGCTGTCAACGGCGTCGCCCAGATCCACTCGGACATCCTCACAGCTACTAT CTTCAAGGACTTCTATGAAATGGAGCCACATAAGTTCCAGAACAAGACCAATGGCATCACTCCCCGCCGCTGGCTTGTTATGTGCAACCCCGGCCTGGCTGAGGTCATCGCCGAG AAAATTGGTGAGGACTACATTCGTGACCTTGACCAGCTGAAGGGTCTGCGCAAGTTTGTGAACGATGAAGCTTTCATTCGTGATATTGCCAAAGTGAAGCAG GAAAACAAGCTGAAGTTCTCTGTGCACTTGGAGGAACACTACAAGGTGAAGATCAACCCTAACTCCATGTTTGACATTCAAGTCAAGAGAATCCACGAGTACAAGAGACAGCTGCTCAACTGTCTGCACATGATCACCTATTATAACC GCATCAAGAAGGAGCCCAACAAGCAGTGGACTCCAAGAACTATCATGATTGGAGGAAAG GCTGCTCCTGGCTACCACACTGCCAAGATGATTATCCGTCTGATCACAGCTATTGGTGAAGTGGTCAACAATGATCCTGTCATCGGAGATCGTCTCAAAATCATCTTCTTGGAGAACTACAGAGTCACACTGGCAGAGAAAG CCATCCCTGCAGCTGATCTGTCAGAGCAGATCTCCACAGCTGGCACTGAGGCCTCTGGCACTGGCAACATGAAGTTCATGCTGAACGGTGCTCTGACCATTGGTACCATGGACGGAGCCAACGTTGAGATGGCTGAGGAGGCTGGTGAGGATAACCTCTTCATCTTCGGCATGAGGGTGGACGATGTCGATGAACTTGACAGGAGAGG ATACCATGCTGAGTCTTACTACAACCGCCTGCCAGAGCTGAAACAGGCTATGGACCAGATTTCTGGAGGCTTCTTCAGCCCAAAGCAGCCTGACCTGTTTAAGGAAATTGTCAACATGCTGATGCATCATGACag ATTTAAGGTCTTTGCTGACTATGAAGACTACATGAAATGCCAGGAGAAGGTCAATGCTCTTTACAAG AACCCCAAGGAATGGACCAAGAAGGTGATCCACAACATTGCCGGATGTGGCAAGTTCTCAAGCGATCGCACCATTGCCCAGTATGCTCGTGAGATCTGGGGCATGGAGCCCACACTTGAGAAACTCCCTGCCCCCGACATATAA